Proteins encoded by one window of Xanthomonas sp. DAR 80977:
- a CDS encoding monovalent cation:proton antiporter-2 (CPA2) family protein: MTSAADSSELIKVVALLGAAVVAVPVFRRLGLGSVLGYLAAGLAIGPFGLGWFADPQAILHVAELGVVMFLFVIGLEMRPSHLWSLRKQIFGLGTAQIVVCATLLTGVGLGFGFSLPVAFIAASGFVLTSTAVVMQLLGERGDIALPAGQKIVAILLFEDLLIVPLLAVVAWMAPVPVAADAPSRWVGIGVGAAAIVGLLVAGRWLLNPLFRLLAAAKAREVMTAAALLVVLGAALLMQLGGLSMAMGAFLAGVLLSESTFRHQIEADIEPFRGILLGLFFLGVGMALNLAVVAANWTLILSGVLAFMAAKAACIYLVARLTGSGHAQALDRGVLMAQGGEFAFVLFSAAGAAGVIDAQVNANLTAIVVLSMALTPLFVLLYRRWAPVEAPSLDGVEAADGLTGSVLIIGFGRFGQVASQSLLARDVDVTIIDNDIEMIQSAAEFGFKIYYGDGTRLDVLHASGAHSVRAIAVCIDNREAANRIVELATQEFPHAKLLVRSYDREHSLELIAAGVDYQIRETFESAVEFGQAALIELGMAEDEAAGIAREIRRRDAERLELEIAAGDVRAGSGMMYGNIAPTVPKPTPFTPPRRESRTLNPEAVPAAEAADERRGD; the protein is encoded by the coding sequence ATGACCAGTGCAGCCGACAGCAGTGAATTGATCAAGGTGGTGGCGTTGCTCGGCGCCGCGGTGGTGGCGGTGCCGGTGTTCCGCCGCCTGGGCCTGGGCTCGGTGCTCGGCTATCTCGCCGCGGGCCTGGCGATCGGGCCGTTCGGGCTGGGCTGGTTCGCCGATCCGCAGGCGATCCTGCACGTGGCCGAGCTGGGCGTGGTGATGTTCCTGTTCGTGATCGGGCTGGAGATGCGGCCGTCGCACCTGTGGAGCCTGCGCAAGCAGATCTTCGGCCTGGGCACGGCGCAGATCGTGGTCTGCGCGACGCTGCTGACCGGGGTCGGACTGGGCTTCGGCTTCTCCTTGCCGGTGGCGTTCATCGCCGCGTCCGGCTTCGTGCTCACCTCCACCGCGGTGGTGATGCAGTTGCTCGGCGAGCGCGGCGACATCGCGCTGCCGGCCGGGCAGAAGATCGTCGCGATCCTGCTGTTCGAGGATCTGCTGATCGTGCCGCTGCTGGCGGTGGTGGCCTGGATGGCGCCGGTGCCGGTCGCCGCCGATGCGCCCTCGCGCTGGGTCGGCATCGGCGTCGGCGCCGCGGCGATCGTCGGCCTGCTGGTGGCCGGGCGCTGGCTGCTGAACCCGCTGTTCCGCCTGCTGGCCGCGGCCAAGGCACGCGAGGTGATGACCGCGGCGGCATTGCTGGTGGTGCTGGGCGCGGCGCTGCTGATGCAGCTCGGCGGGCTGTCGATGGCGATGGGCGCGTTCCTGGCCGGGGTGCTGCTGTCCGAGTCCACCTTCCGCCACCAGATCGAGGCCGACATCGAGCCGTTCCGCGGCATCCTGCTGGGGCTGTTCTTCCTCGGCGTGGGCATGGCCCTGAACCTGGCGGTGGTGGCGGCCAACTGGACCCTGATCCTCAGCGGCGTGCTCGCGTTCATGGCGGCCAAGGCCGCCTGCATCTACCTGGTCGCGCGGCTCACCGGCAGCGGCCACGCGCAGGCGCTGGACCGCGGCGTGCTGATGGCGCAGGGCGGCGAGTTCGCGTTCGTGCTGTTCTCGGCGGCCGGTGCGGCCGGGGTCATCGATGCGCAGGTCAATGCCAACCTGACCGCGATCGTGGTGCTGTCGATGGCGCTGACGCCGCTGTTCGTGCTGCTGTACCGGCGCTGGGCGCCGGTGGAGGCGCCGTCGCTGGATGGCGTGGAAGCGGCCGACGGGCTGACCGGCAGCGTGCTGATCATCGGCTTCGGCCGCTTCGGCCAGGTCGCCAGCCAGTCGCTGCTGGCGCGCGACGTGGACGTGACCATCATCGACAACGACATCGAGATGATCCAGAGCGCGGCCGAGTTCGGCTTCAAGATCTACTACGGCGACGGCACCCGCCTGGACGTGCTGCATGCCTCCGGCGCGCACAGCGTGCGCGCGATCGCGGTGTGCATCGACAACCGCGAGGCGGCCAACCGCATCGTCGAGCTGGCCACGCAGGAATTCCCGCACGCCAAGCTGCTGGTGCGCTCGTACGACCGCGAGCATTCGCTGGAGCTGATCGCCGCCGGCGTGGACTACCAGATCCGCGAGACCTTCGAGTCGGCGGTCGAATTCGGCCAGGCCGCGCTGATCGAACTGGGCATGGCCGAGGACGAGGCCGCCGGCATCGCCCGCGAGATCCGCCGCCGCGATGCCGAGCGCCTGGAACTGGAGATCGCCGCCGGCGACGTCCGCGCCGGCAGCGGCATGATGTACGGCAACATCGCGCCGACGGTGCCCAAGCCGACCCCGTTCACCCCGCCGCGGCGCGAGAGCCGCACGCTCAATCCGGAAGCGGTGCCGGCGGCGGAGGCGGCGGACGAGCGCCGCGGCGACTAG
- the moeB gene encoding molybdopterin-synthase adenylyltransferase MoeB, with amino-acid sequence MSIRELTPQQARERVAHGARLIDVREEHERASGMAEGALGVARAQLQDDPAAHLGAADAEVILICQSGKRSHEAALFLQQAGYAAVASVQGGTTRWQRDGLPLQRPELAPQQQDFFERYSRHLRLPEVGVDGQRRLQASRVLLVGAGGLGSPAGFYLAAAGVGALRIADDDVVDRSNLQRQILHTEARVGQSKVESAAAALGALNPGVRVEALRERVTSANVERLLQDVDVVLDGSDNFPARYLLNDACVKLGKPLVYGAVQRFEGQVSVFDAGRRRGQAPCYRCLFPEPPPPEFAPSCAEAGVLGVLPGIVGLLQASEVLKLLLDIGEPLRGRLLYFDALAMRFRETRLAADPQCPVCAPGLAFPGYIDYAHFCGVED; translated from the coding sequence ATGAGCATTCGTGAACTGACCCCGCAGCAGGCCCGCGAGCGCGTCGCCCACGGCGCGCGCTTGATCGACGTACGCGAGGAGCACGAACGCGCCTCCGGCATGGCCGAGGGCGCGCTCGGCGTGGCCCGCGCGCAATTGCAGGACGATCCGGCCGCGCATCTGGGCGCGGCCGACGCCGAGGTGATCCTGATCTGCCAGAGCGGCAAGCGCTCGCACGAGGCGGCACTGTTCCTGCAGCAGGCCGGCTATGCCGCGGTCGCCTCGGTGCAGGGCGGCACCACGCGCTGGCAGCGCGACGGGCTGCCGCTGCAGCGGCCGGAACTGGCACCGCAGCAGCAGGATTTCTTCGAGCGCTATTCGCGCCATCTGCGCCTGCCCGAAGTCGGCGTCGACGGCCAGCGGCGCTTGCAGGCGTCGCGCGTGCTGCTGGTCGGCGCCGGCGGGTTGGGGTCGCCGGCCGGCTTCTACCTGGCCGCGGCCGGGGTCGGCGCATTGCGCATCGCCGACGACGACGTGGTCGATCGCAGCAACCTGCAGCGGCAGATCCTGCACACCGAGGCGCGGGTCGGGCAGTCCAAGGTGGAGTCGGCGGCCGCGGCGCTGGGCGCGCTGAATCCGGGCGTGCGGGTCGAGGCGCTGCGCGAACGGGTGACCTCGGCCAATGTCGAACGCCTGCTGCAGGACGTGGACGTGGTGCTGGACGGCTCGGACAATTTCCCGGCGCGCTACCTGCTCAACGACGCCTGCGTGAAGCTGGGCAAGCCGCTGGTGTACGGCGCGGTGCAGCGCTTCGAGGGCCAGGTCAGCGTGTTCGACGCCGGCCGCCGGCGCGGCCAGGCGCCGTGCTATCGCTGCCTGTTCCCGGAACCGCCGCCGCCGGAGTTCGCGCCCAGTTGCGCCGAGGCCGGCGTGCTCGGCGTGCTGCCCGGCATCGTCGGCCTGCTGCAGGCCAGCGAGGTGCTGAAGCTGCTGCTGGACATCGGCGAGCCGCTGCGCGGCCGCCTGCTGTACTTCGACGCGCTGGCGATGCGCTTCCGCGAAACCCGCCTGGCCGCCGACCCGCAGTGCCCGGTGTGCGCCCCCGGCCTGGCGTTCCCCGGCTACATCGACTACGCGCACTTCTGCGGCGTGGAGGACTGA